The following are encoded together in the Candidatus Methylomirabilis oxygeniifera genome:
- a CDS encoding 6-phosphofructokinase produces the protein MKTLAMLVGGGPAPGINGVIAAATIEARNHGVRVLGFYDGFKWLARGDTGHVIELEIDGISRIHFEGGSILRTSRTNPTKSQETLRNTIEALEKLEVSGLLTIGGDDTAFASYRLSDAVKGRIAVAHVPKTIDNDLPLPQEVATFGFTTACNLGKEIVQNLMDDAETTDRWFFITVMGRRAGHLALGIGGAAGATLTVIGEEFSEPRIPLQTLVDILEGAVIKRRTSGKGHGVAILSEGLADKLDPAEFGSVEQDGYGNVRLSELVLGRVLKERVAESLRARGIDVTIVAKDIGYELRCAPPGALDIQYCRSLGYWATRFLLDGQTEAMVTIQGGKMVPIPFQKMLDHRTGKIRVRYVDIDSESYQTLRAYMIRLEFQDFETSGQIEALARDGHLEPTAFTNRFRYLGERTKGSSQ, from the coding sequence ATGAAAACGCTTGCCATGTTGGTCGGAGGCGGCCCCGCGCCTGGTATTAACGGCGTGATTGCGGCGGCAACCATCGAGGCCCGCAACCATGGGGTACGCGTCCTCGGCTTCTACGATGGGTTCAAGTGGCTTGCGCGAGGCGATACCGGCCACGTGATAGAGCTCGAAATCGACGGGATATCCCGGATCCATTTCGAGGGCGGGTCCATCCTTCGGACGTCCAGGACGAACCCGACCAAATCCCAGGAGACGCTCAGAAATACGATCGAGGCGCTGGAGAAACTGGAGGTCTCAGGCCTGTTGACGATCGGGGGCGACGACACTGCCTTCGCGTCGTATCGACTGTCGGACGCGGTGAAGGGTCGGATCGCTGTCGCGCATGTACCGAAAACGATCGATAACGATCTCCCGCTTCCGCAGGAAGTCGCGACGTTTGGTTTTACCACGGCCTGCAATCTGGGCAAGGAAATCGTCCAGAATCTGATGGACGATGCAGAAACAACGGACCGATGGTTTTTCATCACGGTGATGGGGCGACGGGCCGGCCATCTGGCGCTTGGGATTGGAGGCGCCGCCGGCGCCACACTCACGGTGATCGGAGAGGAATTTTCGGAGCCGAGGATCCCTCTTCAGACACTGGTTGATATCCTGGAAGGAGCAGTCATCAAGCGACGCACGTCAGGGAAGGGACATGGCGTGGCCATTCTGAGCGAAGGGCTGGCCGATAAACTGGATCCTGCCGAGTTCGGCTCGGTAGAACAGGACGGTTATGGGAATGTCCGGCTTTCGGAGCTTGTGCTCGGACGAGTACTGAAAGAGCGAGTTGCCGAAAGTCTTCGGGCGAGAGGCATCGATGTCACGATCGTGGCGAAAGATATCGGTTATGAACTCCGCTGTGCTCCCCCGGGTGCGTTGGATATCCAGTATTGTCGCAGTCTTGGCTATTGGGCGACCCGTTTCCTGTTGGACGGTCAGACGGAAGCCATGGTGACTATCCAGGGAGGGAAGATGGTCCCGATCCCGTTTCAGAAGATGTTGGATCATCGGACAGGGAAGATCCGCGTCCGTTACGTTGATATCGACTCCGAGTCGTATCAGACGCTTCGGGCCTATATGATTCGCCTGGAGTTCCAGGATTTTGAGACGTCGGGGCAGATCGAGGCGCTGGCGCGTGACGGCCATCTGGAGCCGACGGCATTTACGAACCGATTCAGGTATCTCGGCGAACGCACGAAAGGGTCATCGCAATGA